The genomic window ATGTAATTTTAAAAaggttgcatacttttaggcgctccAGAGTTGCCAGCCCAATGATAAATTAATCCATAATGCGAATTGAAAATacctaaaaaattgcaaaaaccccacaaaataaccaaaaaccccccaaaaaatgtccaaaatttttcatTCTGTGTTTTAATTAAGAAATTACGATTTTCAACTTAAAAATACAGCAAATTCATTTTAAGTAAGTATGAATAATTTAGATAAATGCATATTTTgcatatttacattaaaaaatatttacaaaaattcgttTCAGTTCATTCATTATGTTAAAATACATTTAtgtattaatacatttcatttttctaTTGACTAGTGTTACGTTTTGCTTTTCATTTAAAatccaaataaatatttttcttatttaaaatataGATCAACTTAAAAATACAACAAATTCATTTTAAGTATGAATAATTtagatatatgcatattttagatatttacattaaaaaatatttacaaaaattcgttTTACTTCATTCATTATGTTAAAATACATTTAtctattaatacatttcatttttctaTTGACTAGTGTTACGTTTTGCTTTtgatttaaaattcaaataaatatgttTCTTATTTAAAATATAGATTAGTTATCAttctttcaattaaatttaataatataaaatttaataaaataaaaaaaaaataaaaactaaataattttactttcaaaatttaGTTTTAATAATTTAAGAACAGTtgcaagtttttaaaaaataaatatataaaactatAAACATAATTAAGCTCGAAAAAAACTTATGAAATTTGTTCAAATATATTATCCACTGACTTTGTACTGGGTATTTATAAGTAAGAAAAGTGTTTAACATAGGAAAGGAGTACTGATGAGAATTCAAATAGAACGCTTTGTCGCATGTTTCGCTTGGACTTGGCATAAGTTGATCATAATTCAATATTCAACGAACTTTGTACAGCAAAATTTATATCGAAGAAAGCGAGGGATGCTACAAAACGTTCTATGTAAATCGGTATTGGGAATTGGAGGTTATTAACAAAAGAACAATATTACTAgactatttattatattataaataatttaACGTAATATTCGGAATcggaagtttgaaaaaaaaaaaacaaaacaaagtataaaaagaaaaagtgGATTTCACAACTTATTGTTAGTTAACTATACTAATCTTAAAGTAAATAATATAAAGTAAAGAAATATTAGGAAGTTATTTACACAgttaaagaataaaaaatatttttgtctaaTAACAGCAACTATCGCCACTTTTATTCATTTGTCGTCAGTTCAGCAGGTGATTTCATTTAATACTTTGTATATTTTACTCTCATTTACGCCATAGTGAATGCGATAGTCGCTGTTATTACACAAAAAATTGCTatgcattaaaaattaaatagtaGTCAGCAATTTAACtccagattttttttttcgtctgACATGCTTAAATCTATTGCGACTTAAAAGTACATAATGCCTAATAGCTAAAATCTTATCACTATGTATACTTGCGAATGCCCCTATTGATTATTAAAAAAGCAAATATTAATATTTAGCGACAAAAAATTACTAATTTCAAATATGTTGATACCTACCCAGAACCATATCTACGACCTTTAGACTTGTAAAGGATTTCTTCCCTAATCCGCCGTAGCAGTTATACTCCCACGCCAACTCGTCAGTAAAGAGTGACTGCATGACACTCTCGATTGAGCCTTTTGTGCCTTTTAGCCGAAAAATGATTGCCGACTATAAAATTAtaagattatatatatatatatatattcaattgtagagtgctttatttatatattagatCTAGTAAAAATAGGGGCATACCATAGCATCAGCGTGAGCCTTATTGGTAAAGCACTCTTCcaccttcagcaaagtttcttcTGATGACATAGGGAGCAAACTTTGTAAAAAGGTTTGTTCCTCGCTGCACACGTCTCCGGAGATACGGCTGATGCTTCTTTGCGTTTTGGCGGAAAGCACCTTAACCTCACGCAGAACTTGGCCTTGAGTCTGCACCTCTGCACGTTCGGGCATCTAAAATTTAAGTTGAATTTCATTAAGGTAAAATTTGACTTATGGACAAATCAGGATAGCGCTAGACCAAAACATTAAATCAAACACCAAAGATTTATCAATTGGTTGTGAATTAATGCCAGCACTACCACTCTATGGactgaatttattaaaaaaacccACCTTGTCGGCAATCACTTTTTCTAAAGCGGCTAGTCGTTTCAACATTTCTTCCTGCCGGGCCTATATCCTTGAAACTGCAGCCAAAAGGCGTTCCATTTAAGTGACCTCTTCAAAGTCACTCTTTTCAGCCAGTGGTTGGGTGGCAGCACGTTCGTAAAATGTTTGGGAAGTTTTAAAGCGTCGTGATACTAAAAAACAAGAAGGATACAATTATAAAGAATTTAATGAGAATAATCATTATGATAGGCAGaactaagaataaaaaaattgcattaccaTTTGCCTGACTGGTTCCCGGCTCCTCTTCCTCGACAAAATTTGAATCTATATTTGAcctatgaaaaattataaaatagattATGTAATAATggaactaaaataaatttattacctACTGGGATTGCAAAATACTTAAAGTCTAGGTCTTCTTTACTTATGCTATAAATGCTCTCATCTATAATCTGACCTACTAAAATACCTAATCCAGATGAGGAAACAATGGGCTCTCTAAAAAAGTCTGCAACTTGTGTCAAAATTACAACATTAAAAGTGTTTCCTTCGCTCTGTTGGTTGACTATTTTTAGGGAACCCATTTTactgctataaaaaaaaaatatccctgTCTTTGGTAGAACTTATAACAAATTAATCCATACTTGAAATTTTGCTGAAATCCGTAAAATTGCGCCTTTCTTCAATTCTTAAAAATAATTGCTGCAGTATATTATTTGGACtattaatcattttcttattgcatatatttttcgAATTTATATGCTGAAAAGTTATCTAGTGGACCGAACTGTTTAACGCAATCAGTTAAATGTAAAAGCCCGTGAACATTAAA from Eurosta solidaginis isolate ZX-2024a chromosome 3, ASM4086904v1, whole genome shotgun sequence includes these protein-coding regions:
- the LOC137246564 gene encoding uncharacterized protein, with the protein product MLKRLAALEKVIADKMPERAEVQTQGQVLREVKVLSAKTQRSISRISGDVCSEEQTFLQSLLPMSSEETLLKVEECFTNKAHADAMSAIIFRLKGTKGSIESVMQSLFTDELAWEYNCYGGLGKKSFTSLKVVDMVLGAFASIHSDKILAIRHYVLLSRNRFKHVRRKKKSGVKLLTTI